A single genomic interval of Daucus carota subsp. sativus chromosome 1, DH1 v3.0, whole genome shotgun sequence harbors:
- the LOC108193721 gene encoding uncharacterized protein LOC108193721: protein MTSDIIVQLSILVLTLCIFYAVNKFSKQMQLSILVLTLCIFYAVNKFSKQTLTNIRVKNRFKAQAHRHFIQGAHLLSRARSTANRTTSLNLAKDAVNLADQALSLEPRDGATLILKGLALDLMGHKSAALKCVDQALTFPAVKALSEKERGDALFTRAELRMAVNRRRRVDSAVADLLEAVRLSEDNGKAFCLLGQCFVIKGMRNEAKNAFERALRIEPDLVEARQGLLDLDSGA, encoded by the coding sequence ATGACTTCGGACATAATCGTGCAACTATCTATCCTCGTATTAACACTTTGCATATTCTACGCCGTCAACAAATTCTCCAAACAAATGCAACTATCTATCCTCGTATTAACACTTTGCATATTCTACGCCGTCAACAAATTCTCCAAACAAACCCTTACAAACATCCGTGTTAAAAACCGGTTCAAAGCCCAAGCCCACCGTCACTTCATCCAAGGGGCCCACCTCTTATCTCGAGCCCGATCCACCGCCAACCGCACTACCTCACTCAACCTCGCTAAAGACGCCGTGAATCTCGCTGACCAAGCCCTTTCGCTCGAGCCAAGAGATGGCGCCACGTTGATCCTCAAAGGCCTGGCCCTGGATCTGATGGGCCACAAGTCGGCGGCACTTAAGTGCGTTGACCAGGCGTTGACTTTCCCGGCGGTGAAGGCCTTGTCGGAGAAGGAGAGAGGGGATGCGTTGTTTACGAGGGCCGAGTTGAGGATGGCGGTGAATCGGCGGCGGCGAGTTGACTCGGCGGTGGCTGATTTGTTGGAGGCCGTGAGGTTGAGTGAGGATAATGGGAAGGCCTTTTGTTTGTTGGGCCAGTGTTTTGTGATTAAAGGGATGAGAAATGAGGCTAAGAATGCGTTTGAAAGGGCTTTGAGGATTGAGCCTGATTTAGTGGAGGCCCGTCAAGGGCTATTAGACTTGGATTCGGGTGCTTAA